The following coding sequences lie in one Miscanthus floridulus cultivar M001 chromosome 9, ASM1932011v1, whole genome shotgun sequence genomic window:
- the LOC136482449 gene encoding uncharacterized protein isoform X1 → MKRHGKKVVERRMPCKTKFRRGVQGKQMDSICLRKITTSEKKPRPDASTSSSSENNKAGMLLSCRPSQAAAFTEQQLKQLRAQCLVFLSIRNNMVPTKKHLEIALGEFSAEGSSSHGGSGGGGDNRLDMSRLAGCRPPGGTTRRIVRRGPRKMQ, encoded by the exons ATGAAGAGGCATGGGAAAAAAGTGGTGGAGAGAAGGATGCCGTGTAAGACG AAGTTCAGAAGAGGGGTCCAAGGTAAACAAATGGACAGCATATGCCTGAGAAAG ATAACTACATCTGAGAAGAAACCGAGACCTGACGCCTCCACTTCATCATCATCTGAGAATAACAAGGCCGGCATGCTTTTGTCCTGTCGTCCCTCGCAGGCGGCGGCGTTCACGGAGCAGCAGCTGAAGCAGCTCCGGGCACAGTGCCTCGTGTTCCTCTCCATCAG AAACAACATGGTGCCCacgaagaagcatctggaaatTGCACTCGGCGAATTTTCAGCGGAAG GCAGCAGTAGccatggcggcagcggcggcggcggagacaaCCGTCTGGACATGTCCAGGCTGGCAGGCTGTCGACCTCCGGGTGGAACAACCAGAAGAATTGTACGCCGAGGACCGCGCAAAATGCAGTGA
- the LOC136482449 gene encoding uncharacterized protein isoform X2: protein MKRHGKKVVERRMPCKTAAAFTEQQLKQLRAQCLVFLSIRNNMVPTKKHLEIALGEFSAEGSSSHGGSGGGGDNRLDMSRLAGCRPPGGTTRRIVRRGPRKMQ, encoded by the exons ATGAAGAGGCATGGGAAAAAAGTGGTGGAGAGAAGGATGCCGTGTAAGACG GCGGCGGCGTTCACGGAGCAGCAGCTGAAGCAGCTCCGGGCACAGTGCCTCGTGTTCCTCTCCATCAG AAACAACATGGTGCCCacgaagaagcatctggaaatTGCACTCGGCGAATTTTCAGCGGAAG GCAGCAGTAGccatggcggcagcggcggcggcggagacaaCCGTCTGGACATGTCCAGGCTGGCAGGCTGTCGACCTCCGGGTGGAACAACCAGAAGAATTGTACGCCGAGGACCGCGCAAAATGCAGTGA